The proteins below come from a single Candidatus Polarisedimenticolia bacterium genomic window:
- a CDS encoding FtsX-like permease family protein: MALGLCGAALGGVASWFLSRTLYGLVFGVGTHDPTTFLGIAAVLLAVCWLACLLPARRATRVDPMTALRAE; this comes from the coding sequence ATGGCGCTGGGCCTTTGCGGCGCGGCACTCGGAGGGGTTGCCTCGTGGTTCCTGTCACGAACGCTCTACGGCCTGGTCTTCGGGGTCGGCACGCACGATCCCACGACCTTCCTCGGGATCGCCGCGGTCCTCCTGGCGGTCTGCTGGCTGGCCTGTCTGCTCCCCGCGCGGCGGGCGACGCGCGTCGATCCGATGACCGCGTTGCGCGCCGAGTAG
- a CDS encoding trypsin-like peptidase domain-containing protein — protein sequence MRNRSSPHRRVLRACLLAALACVATGLVVAEAVCPKCGAPVPPGALFCTQCGARLEPGAAGAPPPAPASDARLSVVQVVAIHDREMSSIVQAITQSSAVRVDSLLGSGFAVAPGEFVTDAGLLVGAKEVRLADAAGRTAAARIVAVDPLIGVGLLAADLPGVPPVPARRDQPREGETLTAIGFSSAAGMTPSITVSPGVVSGLHRSGMEIHPVEDYLQSDASLPRGFAGGPAVDATGRLLGMTTAFPLGRSLWLGPAAGIGYFIPADWVERSLAWIRGGQPPRAWMGAHAAAADPDSRKLFGIPGEVRWVVEDVFPDTPAFTRLRRGDGLLRICGEEIPSLAAVQLRLLSAKPGDRCPVEVVRDGKKLTVDLILAPRLDRPRLKGIDALRLYGGVEIGTGSQPGLLVNRVLPNSHAHAARISKGDVLHAVFTKKDLEHPERYDARWRGVKDLPELEQQVARAYSDLDFFAGLKFRCKDGEKREVFIFSLLTATDAF from the coding sequence ATGCGGAATCGATCCTCACCCCACCGGCGCGTCCTGCGAGCCTGCCTGCTCGCAGCGCTCGCTTGCGTCGCGACCGGCTTGGTCGTCGCCGAGGCGGTGTGTCCGAAGTGTGGCGCGCCGGTCCCCCCCGGGGCCCTGTTCTGCACGCAGTGCGGCGCCCGGCTCGAGCCGGGGGCCGCGGGAGCGCCGCCGCCCGCACCGGCCTCGGATGCCAGGCTTTCGGTGGTCCAGGTGGTGGCGATTCACGATCGGGAGATGAGCTCCATCGTGCAGGCGATCACCCAGAGCTCGGCCGTGCGGGTCGATTCGCTGCTCGGCAGCGGATTCGCCGTGGCGCCCGGGGAATTCGTGACCGACGCCGGCCTGCTGGTGGGCGCCAAGGAAGTGCGGCTGGCCGACGCCGCGGGCCGGACGGCGGCCGCCCGCATCGTCGCCGTGGATCCCTTGATCGGCGTCGGCTTGCTGGCGGCCGATCTCCCGGGAGTTCCTCCGGTTCCGGCACGGCGGGACCAGCCCCGGGAGGGTGAGACCCTGACCGCCATCGGTTTCTCCTCGGCTGCCGGAATGACGCCTTCGATCACCGTCTCGCCGGGAGTGGTGAGCGGCCTCCATCGCAGCGGCATGGAGATTCATCCGGTGGAAGACTACCTGCAAAGCGACGCCTCTTTGCCGCGCGGATTCGCCGGAGGGCCGGCCGTGGATGCGACCGGCCGACTTCTCGGCATGACCACCGCCTTTCCCCTGGGCCGTTCGCTTTGGCTCGGACCGGCCGCCGGAATCGGCTATTTCATCCCGGCCGATTGGGTCGAACGCTCGCTGGCGTGGATACGCGGCGGACAACCGCCCCGCGCCTGGATGGGGGCGCACGCGGCGGCCGCGGATCCGGACAGCCGCAAGCTCTTCGGAATCCCCGGCGAGGTCCGCTGGGTGGTGGAGGACGTCTTCCCCGATACGCCCGCCTTCACCCGGCTGCGGCGGGGCGACGGCCTGCTCCGCATCTGCGGGGAAGAGATCCCTTCCCTGGCTGCGGTTCAGCTTCGCCTGCTGTCGGCGAAGCCCGGAGACCGCTGCCCGGTGGAGGTCGTTCGGGACGGCAAGAAGCTCACGGTGGACCTCATCCTCGCCCCGCGCCTGGATCGGCCGCGCTTGAAGGGAATCGATGCGTTGCGCCTCTACGGCGGCGTCGAGATCGGAACCGGCAGCCAGCCCGGCCTGCTGGTCAACCGCGTGCTTCCCAATTCGCACGCGCATGCCGCCCGGATCTCGAAGGGGGACGTGCTGCACGCGGTGTTCACCAAGAAGGACCTCGAACATCCCGAGCGCTACGATGCGCGATGGCGGGGCGTGAAGGATCTTCCGGAGCTGGAGCAGCAGGTCGCGCGCGCTTATTCGGATCTGGACTTCTTCGCCGGATTGAAGTTCCGCTGCAAGGATGGGGAGAAGCGGGAAGTCTTCATCTTCTCTCTTCTAACCGCTACGGACGCCTTCTGA
- a CDS encoding PDZ domain-containing protein, with protein sequence MGAHRVKSPVPGRRAGWTTAVLLLLLGGAAAALEAQSGPPPAAVPAFCPRCGYRVEPDWHYCVACGWNLRVPTGAAAAARLQRIGASVIGLILVKEPPSLDEILPPNLFKYSSSYAFAYRPGKNKFFATAFPFLKPGIFVTSARALEWVELGDMRTYNNRQGPIEILGYDLPSGIGVVKADVPDAVPLKLSASVRELDTAWAICFPVSQTGRRVEYLPESFHRGRVSSTGQQGTHLVAFENLLRTDHTIEDGCLGGVVLDPYGDAAGMILHAPDPGIVYAMPVADMTALVEVLSQKKKPDRPYFGIGLTLPDERRRARFQLPEGSTMPVVAYLVPGTPAEKAGLLPGDVLTAVGDEKVSSLAGAGARLLTASPGGPPVTITVSRAAKELRLSITPAHRPRRIMLSPADEMEETLQANLVEVFAGPTAQQGLRLANLMRGGRGEKRGYFDGDLITEVYGKGVRRRETFDRIVREHNSHIFADTSSEEGPARLSTYSIWMKMRDAKSGDKVDSSYLNLFPDVLTAPVY encoded by the coding sequence ATGGGCGCTCATCGTGTGAAGAGTCCCGTCCCGGGCCGGCGCGCCGGCTGGACCACCGCCGTCCTCCTGCTCCTCCTGGGGGGGGCGGCCGCGGCCTTGGAGGCCCAGTCGGGCCCTCCTCCCGCCGCGGTCCCCGCATTCTGCCCGCGCTGCGGTTACCGGGTCGAGCCCGATTGGCACTACTGCGTGGCCTGCGGCTGGAACCTGCGCGTGCCGACGGGAGCGGCCGCGGCCGCGCGTCTTCAGAGGATCGGCGCTTCCGTGATCGGACTGATCCTGGTGAAGGAGCCGCCGAGTCTCGACGAGATCCTTCCTCCGAATCTGTTCAAGTACAGCTCGAGCTATGCGTTCGCCTATCGCCCGGGAAAGAACAAGTTCTTCGCGACGGCCTTCCCCTTCCTCAAGCCGGGCATCTTCGTCACCAGCGCCCGGGCCTTGGAGTGGGTCGAGCTGGGCGACATGCGGACCTACAACAATCGACAGGGGCCGATAGAGATTCTGGGCTACGATCTCCCTTCCGGAATCGGCGTCGTGAAGGCCGATGTTCCCGACGCGGTTCCTTTGAAACTCTCCGCATCGGTTCGCGAGCTGGATACGGCCTGGGCGATCTGCTTCCCGGTCTCCCAGACCGGCCGCCGGGTCGAATACCTTCCCGAGTCGTTCCATCGCGGACGCGTCTCCTCGACCGGCCAGCAGGGAACGCATCTGGTCGCGTTCGAGAACCTTCTCCGCACCGATCACACGATCGAGGACGGCTGCCTCGGCGGAGTGGTCCTCGATCCTTACGGAGACGCCGCCGGCATGATCCTGCACGCTCCCGATCCGGGTATCGTGTACGCCATGCCGGTGGCCGATATGACGGCGCTCGTGGAGGTCCTGTCCCAGAAGAAGAAGCCCGATCGGCCGTACTTCGGGATCGGGCTGACGCTTCCCGACGAACGGCGCCGCGCGCGCTTCCAGCTCCCGGAGGGAAGCACGATGCCCGTGGTGGCGTACCTCGTTCCCGGCACCCCCGCGGAAAAGGCGGGGCTGCTTCCGGGGGACGTGCTCACGGCCGTCGGAGACGAAAAGGTCTCGAGCCTGGCGGGCGCGGGCGCCCGGCTCCTCACCGCCTCGCCCGGGGGTCCGCCCGTGACGATCACCGTCTCGCGGGCCGCCAAGGAGCTGCGGCTGTCCATCACGCCGGCTCACCGCCCGCGGCGAATCATGCTCTCTCCCGCCGACGAGATGGAAGAGACCCTGCAGGCCAACCTGGTGGAGGTCTTCGCCGGTCCCACTGCGCAGCAGGGTCTCCGTCTGGCCAATCTCATGCGCGGAGGCCGCGGGGAGAAGCGGGGTTACTTCGACGGCGACCTGATCACGGAGGTGTACGGGAAGGGAGTGCGGCGCCGCGAGACCTTCGACAGGATTGTGCGCGAGCACAACAGCCACATCTTCGCCGACACGAGCTCCGAAGAGGGACCGGCGAGATTGTCTACCTACAGCATCTGGATGAAGATGCGCGACGCGAAGAGCGGCGACAAGGTCGACAGCTCCTATTTGAATCTGTTTCCCGACGTGCTCACGGCTCCGGTCTATTGA